In Campylobacter sp. VBCF_01 NA2, one DNA window encodes the following:
- a CDS encoding RluA family pseudouridine synthase, whose amino-acid sequence MDNFTADCVARIDVFLSENLGISRNQISNLIKSGSVFINQKIITKSSQKLNLGDEICVNYPAPTHSDEAKFSFEGEIEILYEDDDLLVLNKPAGVVVHPAPSVKEATIVEWLRQKGFMLSTINGQIRAGIVHRLDKGTSGALVVAKNNATHQALSAQLSDKSMGRIYLALTDLPLKEPCLIDRPIDRNPNNRLKKAIISGGREAKSAFYTIFSDDWGQAKFSQSSSDKFGKINLIAAKLFTGRTHQIRVHLSSINRHIIGDYLYGFKSEKDKIARILLHAYVLYFTHPRSGERMQITAPLPVEFENLIQNHDKKDEIYEKILPSSILREFSDTSGWLLLS is encoded by the coding sequence TTGGATAATTTTACAGCAGATTGCGTGGCGAGAATCGATGTTTTTTTAAGCGAAAATTTGGGCATTTCGCGCAATCAAATTTCGAATTTAATCAAATCAGGCAGTGTTTTTATAAACCAAAAAATCATAACCAAATCATCGCAAAAGCTAAATTTGGGAGATGAAATTTGTGTAAATTACCCTGCGCCTACTCATAGCGATGAGGCGAAATTTAGCTTTGAGGGCGAGATTGAAATTTTATACGAAGATGATGATTTGCTAGTGTTAAACAAGCCCGCTGGCGTGGTCGTTCATCCAGCCCCAAGCGTCAAAGAAGCCACGATTGTAGAGTGGCTACGCCAAAAAGGATTTATGCTCTCTACGATAAATGGTCAAATCCGCGCAGGTATCGTTCATCGCCTAGATAAGGGCACTTCTGGCGCGCTAGTCGTAGCTAAAAACAACGCCACGCACCAAGCCCTAAGCGCGCAATTAAGTGATAAAAGCATGGGGCGAATTTACCTTGCTTTAACAGATTTGCCCCTAAAAGAGCCATGCCTGATAGATCGCCCGATTGATCGCAACCCAAACAACCGCCTAAAAAAGGCGATAATTTCGGGCGGACGCGAGGCAAAAAGCGCGTTTTATACGATTTTTAGCGATGATTGGGGACAGGCGAAATTTAGCCAGAGCAGTAGCGACAAATTTGGCAAAATCAACCTAATCGCAGCCAAGCTTTTTACTGGGCGCACGCACCAAATCCGCGTGCATTTAAGCTCGATTAATCGCCATATTATCGGAGATTATTTATACGGATTTAAGAGCGAAAAAGATAAAATAGCAAGAATTTTACTTCACGCTTATGTGCTGTATTTCACGCACCCACGAAGTGGCGAGCGTATGCAGATTACAGCGCCTTTGCCGGTGGAGTTTGAGAATTTGATACAAAATCACGATAAAAAGGATGAAATTTATGAAAAAATTTTACCAAGTAGCATTTTGCGCGAGTTTAGCGATACTAGCGGCTGGTTGCTCCTCTCATAG
- a CDS encoding cell division protein FtsX, which produces MSLRSIKTHFGVIFSLVALLFSVQFGIFVNNLAKSYEKSIQNEYNIVLVSKKALSLEEVQDKVSDISQIIEIPADNITDRLKGKISEAAFGELSKNLPKFYSIKLENFPDSARLEDIESALKSMGSLSRVEIFKKTHDDIFKILLLIKSLVYGFALLIVVLGLMLIHRQMRIWVYEHKERIEIMELFGASFMIKSGRLYRMALADSVLATLIVVAFYLALPNWPIFMQTVSQITNLSETIVLPYEPLILFGIAVGLTFIAVTFVMLEVSGKKSQ; this is translated from the coding sequence ATGTCACTGAGATCGATTAAAACGCATTTTGGGGTTATTTTTTCGCTTGTGGCGCTTTTGTTTTCGGTGCAGTTTGGAATTTTTGTAAATAATTTAGCCAAAAGTTACGAAAAATCTATCCAAAACGAATACAACATCGTCCTTGTCTCAAAAAAGGCGCTAAGCTTAGAGGAAGTGCAAGATAAGGTCAGCGATATCAGCCAAATCATTGAAATTCCAGCTGATAATATCACAGATAGATTAAAGGGTAAAATTTCAGAAGCAGCCTTTGGCGAGCTTAGCAAAAATTTGCCTAAATTTTACAGCATTAAGCTCGAAAATTTCCCAGACAGCGCGCGTTTAGAGGACATAGAGAGCGCGCTAAAAAGCATGGGTTCGCTTAGCAGGGTTGAAATTTTCAAAAAAACCCACGATGATATTTTTAAAATTTTGCTACTAATTAAAAGTTTGGTTTATGGATTTGCGCTTTTAATCGTGGTTTTAGGCCTTATGCTAATTCACCGCCAAATGCGAATTTGGGTCTATGAGCACAAAGAGCGAATCGAGATTATGGAGCTATTCGGCGCTAGTTTTATGATAAAAAGTGGCAGGCTATACCGCATGGCGCTAGCCGATAGCGTGTTAGCTACGCTAATTGTGGTGGCGTTTTATCTAGCGCTTCCAAACTGGCCGATTTTCATGCAAACCGTGAGTCAAATCACAAATTTAAGCGAGACGATTGTTTTGCCGTATGAACCGCTCATTTTGTTTGGTATCGCTGTGGGGCTGACATTTATCGCAGTTACATTTGTAATGCTAGAAGTAAGTGGTAAAAAATCACAATGA
- the mraY gene encoding phospho-N-acetylmuramoyl-pentapeptide-transferase: MLYYIYQITNINFFQYTTARAGIAFFIAFILSVYLMPRFISWARAKNASQPIYDLAPQTHQKKSKTPTMGGLVFVFSAIVASVLCVKFSIFTICGLITLAGFCAIGFKDDLSKILGASNHAGLSPQTKLLLQNALALGISFTLYIFSPLGGELYLPFVKNHIINLEFFAIVFWMIVFSASSNAVNLTDGLDGLATIPSVFSLASLGIFAYLCGHAIYAQYLFLPKIAGVGELSIIIAALIGALFGFLWFNCYPAEVFMGDSGSLSVGAFLGYCAIVTKNEFLLIIIGFVFVMETLSVILQVGSFKMFKRRIFLMAPIHHHFELKGWSENKIIIRFWIIALMANLIALTSIKLR, from the coding sequence TTGTTATATTATATCTACCAAATCACAAATATAAATTTCTTTCAATACACCACAGCGCGCGCTGGAATCGCGTTTTTCATAGCTTTTATTTTAAGCGTGTATCTAATGCCACGATTCATATCTTGGGCAAGAGCCAAAAACGCCTCCCAGCCTATCTACGACCTAGCCCCACAAACACACCAAAAAAAGTCCAAAACCCCCACAATGGGCGGACTTGTCTTTGTTTTCTCAGCGATTGTGGCGAGTGTTTTGTGCGTGAAATTTAGCATTTTCACAATCTGCGGTTTAATCACGCTAGCTGGGTTTTGCGCGATAGGATTTAAGGACGATTTGTCTAAAATTTTGGGTGCCTCTAACCACGCAGGGCTTAGCCCGCAAACCAAACTTTTACTCCAAAACGCCCTAGCTTTGGGGATTTCATTTACGCTGTATATTTTCAGTCCGCTTGGTGGCGAGCTGTATTTGCCTTTCGTAAAAAATCACATAATAAATTTAGAATTTTTCGCCATTGTATTTTGGATGATAGTTTTCAGCGCGAGCTCAAACGCTGTAAATTTAACCGACGGCCTTGACGGGCTAGCCACAATTCCCTCGGTGTTTTCGCTAGCTAGCCTTGGTATTTTTGCCTATTTGTGCGGACACGCGATTTATGCGCAATACCTATTTTTGCCAAAAATCGCAGGTGTGGGCGAGCTAAGTATCATCATCGCAGCCCTTATCGGCGCACTTTTTGGGTTTTTGTGGTTTAATTGCTACCCAGCCGAAGTTTTCATGGGCGATAGTGGAAGCCTGAGCGTAGGGGCGTTTTTGGGATATTGCGCGATTGTGACAAAAAATGAATTTTTGCTGATTATTATCGGATTTGTCTTTGTTATGGAGACACTAAGCGTGATTTTGCAGGTGGGAAGCTTTAAAATGTTTAAAAGGCGAATTTTCCTTATGGCGCCTATTCATCACCATTTCGAGCTAAAAGGTTGGAGCGAAAACAAAATCATAATTCGGTTTTGGATAATCGCGCTAATGGCAAATTTAATCGCGCTAACTTCGATAAAATTAAGATAA
- a CDS encoding cell division ATP-binding protein FtsE, which yields MAGIGADNNIITAEGLTLGYDSGEVIKNASFGIGARDFVVITGKSGSGKSTLLKSFYGDMDIKSGELNVCLCDLNGISRSDLRALRQRIGIIFQDYRLINEWTIERNIMLPLMIMGYNEQVCQDQAKKLLRHIELGHKMGKYPLELSGGEQQRVALARAMAHNPRLLLCDEPTGNLDDYSSDIIWNLLRSACEAWNACVVIVTHKMPSTLRFAHRHFEIKDSHVTEID from the coding sequence ATGGCAGGCATAGGAGCTGATAATAACATAATCACCGCCGAGGGGCTTACACTGGGATATGATAGCGGTGAGGTCATAAAAAATGCTAGTTTTGGCATAGGCGCAAGAGATTTTGTCGTAATCACCGGCAAAAGCGGAAGTGGCAAAAGCACGCTTTTAAAATCATTTTACGGCGATATGGATATCAAAAGTGGCGAACTTAATGTTTGCCTGTGCGATTTAAACGGCATTAGTCGCAGTGATTTGCGCGCACTGCGCCAAAGAATCGGCATAATTTTTCAAGATTACAGGTTGATTAATGAATGGACGATCGAGCGAAATATCATGCTGCCGCTGATGATTATGGGCTATAATGAGCAAGTCTGCCAAGATCAGGCCAAAAAACTGCTCCGCCATATCGAGCTTGGACACAAAATGGGCAAATACCCGCTAGAACTAAGCGGTGGCGAACAGCAGCGCGTCGCCCTAGCACGCGCTATGGCGCACAATCCACGCTTGCTACTTTGCGACGAGCCTACTGGAAACTTGGACGATTATTCAAGCGATATTATTTGGAATTTATTGCGCTCGGCATGCGAGGCGTGGAACGCTTGCGTGGTTATCGTAACGCACAAAATGCCTAGCACTTTGCGTTTTGCGCATAGACATTTCGAGATAAAGGACTCCCATGTCACTGAGATCGATTAA
- a CDS encoding murein hydrolase activator EnvC family protein, producing MMILCALAFFAYGAPTTKEKIAQSNKELKTSKQEEMRLSKKIDEIADLIVQEQNDFKKRENEIKELSQNIEELKEKYANEEQELENLKKQNATLLSVQSELENKIVQIISQELSFDLISDTNSSVTPDSIVASEVLGGLESVMNSELNKLMKDYENNKNFIDEQNKKIAQINENMESYSQKKINLSEKQNAQKEKVASLQKNKDSYIAQLEKLNAEQDAIAKTLAELKIIDDKEEREKAEKAEKERIAKLEAQKKKEKEAKQKELEAKKKEYEKQKAAAKKAGKEAPPAPKFEPEPESEPSEPADERVSKINTKVKQYGSSYQSSRVKKYTGAKTSAPLDGAYVKRKFGNYSDPVYNIKLFNENIVLGSKSGDTQVKAVLAGKVVFAKETAVLDKVVIIEHAGGIHTIYAHLNQIPNTVRVGSSVKKGYTIGRISSDLTFEVTQQNYHINPLDLISLK from the coding sequence TTGATGATACTGTGCGCGCTTGCGTTTTTTGCATACGGTGCACCGACTACAAAGGAAAAAATCGCCCAAAGCAACAAAGAGCTAAAAACCTCTAAACAAGAGGAGATGAGGCTGTCTAAAAAAATCGATGAAATCGCTGATTTAATCGTGCAAGAACAAAACGATTTTAAAAAGCGTGAAAACGAGATAAAAGAGCTTAGCCAAAATATCGAGGAACTAAAAGAAAAATACGCAAACGAAGAGCAAGAGCTAGAAAATCTCAAAAAACAAAACGCAACCTTGCTTAGCGTGCAAAGCGAGCTAGAAAATAAAATCGTCCAAATCATCTCCCAAGAGCTCTCATTTGATCTCATCAGCGACACAAATTCCAGCGTTACGCCTGATTCTATCGTGGCTAGCGAGGTTTTAGGCGGATTAGAGAGCGTGATGAATAGCGAGCTAAATAAGCTAATGAAGGATTATGAAAATAATAAAAATTTCATCGACGAACAAAACAAAAAAATCGCTCAAATCAACGAAAATATGGAAAGTTATAGCCAAAAAAAGATAAATTTGAGCGAAAAGCAAAACGCACAAAAAGAAAAAGTAGCTAGCCTGCAAAAAAACAAAGATAGCTATATCGCCCAGCTCGAAAAGCTAAACGCCGAGCAAGACGCGATTGCAAAAACCTTAGCCGAGCTAAAAATTATCGATGATAAAGAGGAGCGCGAAAAAGCTGAAAAAGCGGAAAAGGAACGCATAGCCAAACTAGAAGCGCAAAAGAAAAAAGAAAAAGAAGCCAAACAAAAAGAGCTTGAAGCCAAGAAAAAAGAGTATGAAAAACAAAAAGCCGCCGCCAAAAAAGCTGGCAAGGAAGCTCCGCCTGCGCCTAAATTTGAGCCAGAGCCTGAATCTGAGCCTAGCGAGCCAGCTGATGAGAGAGTTAGTAAAATCAACACCAAGGTCAAACAATACGGATCTAGCTACCAATCCTCTCGCGTGAAAAAATACACTGGCGCAAAAACCTCTGCACCGCTTGACGGGGCGTATGTGAAGCGTAAATTTGGCAATTACAGCGATCCTGTGTATAATATCAAGCTTTTTAACGAAAATATCGTGTTAGGCTCGAAAAGTGGCGACACGCAGGTAAAAGCGGTGCTAGCTGGCAAGGTCGTATTTGCCAAAGAAACAGCCGTGCTAGATAAGGTCGTCATCATCGAGCATGCGGGCGGAATCCACACGATTTATGCGCATTTAAATCAGATTCCAAATACTGTGCGCGTGGGCTCTTCGGTCAAAAAGGGCTACACAATCGGCAGAATTAGCTCGGATCTAACCTTTGAAGTAACGCAACAAAACTACCACATAAACCCACTGGATTTGATTTCGCTTAAATAG
- the murD gene encoding UDP-N-acetylmuramoyl-L-alanine--D-glutamate ligase has translation MKKSLFGHGTTTKALAKSGGWDIYDDNFKEGVAKFDEFGNALLNPCLFDPAKSELEIPSPGFPKEHNLIKSARNLISEYDYFANTAPFKIWISGTNGKTTTTQMTQHLLASHGSLMGGNVGTPLALLDKSAKIWILETSSFTIHYTKHARPGIYALLPITPDHLSWHGSFAEYERVKLSPLLAMSEGSVALIPAAYASSEAVKNSRARVICYEDENDLAAKFEIEIEKISFKTPFLLDAILALCIEKILTDRASVEVLNEFVIEANKLEEFFDVKKRMWVNDTKATNIDACAQALKRYKDKKIHLILGGDDKGVDLEPLFASFAPYDLQIYAIGSNTDKLVNLCEKFKIPCIRCEFLKNAVAKIDENFSGAGEVALLSPACASLDQFKSYAQRGNLFKECVANLAI, from the coding sequence ATGAAAAAATCACTATTTGGGCATGGCACTACCACAAAAGCGTTAGCAAAAAGCGGCGGTTGGGACATTTACGATGATAATTTCAAAGAGGGCGTTGCGAAATTTGACGAATTTGGCAATGCGCTTTTAAACCCTTGCCTTTTTGACCCCGCAAAAAGCGAGCTAGAAATCCCAAGCCCAGGATTTCCCAAAGAGCATAATCTAATAAAATCCGCTAGGAATTTAATCAGTGAGTATGATTACTTCGCAAATACTGCGCCTTTTAAAATTTGGATTAGCGGGACAAATGGCAAAACCACAACCACGCAGATGACACAGCATCTCCTAGCCAGCCACGGCTCGCTTATGGGCGGAAATGTAGGCACACCACTCGCGCTTTTGGACAAGAGTGCGAAAATTTGGATATTAGAGACTAGCTCTTTTACTATCCATTACACCAAACACGCTCGCCCTGGCATTTACGCGCTTTTGCCAATCACGCCAGATCATCTTAGCTGGCATGGCAGTTTCGCTGAATACGAGCGTGTCAAACTCTCGCCACTTCTAGCTATGAGCGAGGGTTCAGTCGCATTAATACCGGCTGCGTATGCCAGTAGCGAGGCTGTGAAAAACTCGCGCGCAAGGGTGATTTGCTACGAAGATGAAAATGATTTGGCAGCCAAATTTGAAATCGAAATTGAAAAAATTTCATTTAAAACGCCGTTTTTGCTAGACGCTATCTTAGCCCTTTGTATCGAAAAAATCCTCACAGATCGCGCTAGCGTGGAGGTTTTGAACGAATTTGTAATCGAGGCAAACAAACTAGAAGAATTTTTTGATGTAAAAAAACGCATGTGGGTAAATGACACAAAAGCCACAAATATCGATGCTTGCGCGCAAGCCCTCAAACGCTACAAGGACAAAAAAATCCACCTAATCTTGGGTGGCGATGATAAGGGCGTGGATTTGGAGCCACTTTTTGCGAGCTTTGCGCCGTATGATTTGCAAATTTATGCGATTGGCTCGAACACCGATAAACTCGTAAATTTATGCGAAAAATTTAAAATTCCGTGCATTAGGTGCGAATTTTTGAAAAACGCAGTCGCCAAAATAGATGAAAATTTCTCTGGTGCGGGCGAAGTCGCACTCCTAAGCCCAGCCTGCGCTAGCCTAGATCAGTTTAAAAGCTACGCCCAACGGGGAAATTTATTTAAAGAGTGCGTGGCAAATTTAGCCATTTAA
- the trmB gene encoding tRNA (guanosine(46)-N7)-methyltransferase TrmB, giving the protein MPNFIAKSVELPRLPFSKEGVELLESASDESCTLVRTRCFDNEFFVTLKYTKDKVVVKGEKTTKPAKIGILQRALEIYKKEFASGVIFSAFAFKSKSLTQKTPLVLDEDEMLNLLKTTKFSQIFVEIGFGSGRHLLYQARTNPQTLVIGIEIYKPSIEQVAKLAIKEGLENVALINTDARILLSLMPANLLSRIFLHFPVPWDDAPHRRVISDEFVHQCVRTLKKGAKFELRTDSDMYFAYALDKFGVAQSAGRGAIDHFKNRDLSVSSKYEDRWRKMDKNIFDLIFTNSDENGEEPAKFDMNFSNFNPQKIEANFKNLTIKGEGYFVHFERIYKFDDSDEVLILTSFGAFDFPQQCFIRIGAKTEYFLKTPLATSENYKAHKKIMEIFELWQA; this is encoded by the coding sequence TTGCCAAATTTTATTGCAAAAAGCGTAGAACTACCACGCCTTCCATTTAGCAAGGAGGGCGTGGAGCTTTTGGAGTCCGCTAGCGATGAGAGTTGCACTCTCGTGCGCACAAGGTGCTTTGATAACGAATTTTTCGTCACTCTCAAATACACCAAAGACAAAGTCGTAGTCAAAGGCGAAAAAACCACCAAACCAGCCAAAATTGGTATTTTGCAACGCGCACTTGAAATTTACAAGAAAGAATTCGCAAGCGGTGTGATTTTTAGCGCATTTGCTTTCAAAAGCAAATCCCTAACCCAAAAAACTCCGCTCGTGCTAGATGAAGATGAAATGCTAAATTTGCTCAAAACCACGAAATTTAGCCAAATTTTCGTCGAAATCGGCTTTGGTTCGGGCAGACATTTGCTCTATCAGGCTCGCACAAATCCGCAAACGCTGGTAATTGGAATCGAAATTTACAAGCCTAGTATCGAGCAGGTCGCAAAACTAGCGATTAAAGAGGGTTTGGAAAATGTCGCTTTGATAAACACTGACGCGCGAATTTTACTTTCATTAATGCCTGCAAATTTGCTCTCTCGCATATTTTTGCACTTTCCTGTTCCGTGGGACGATGCCCCGCACCGCAGAGTCATTAGCGATGAGTTTGTTCATCAATGCGTGCGAACTCTCAAAAAAGGGGCGAAATTTGAGCTTCGCACAGATAGCGATATGTATTTTGCCTATGCGTTGGATAAATTTGGCGTAGCGCAAAGTGCAGGGCGTGGCGCGATAGACCACTTTAAAAACAGAGATTTAAGCGTTAGCTCGAAATACGAGGATCGCTGGCGCAAAATGGATAAAAATATCTTTGATTTGATTTTTACTAATAGTGATGAAAACGGCGAGGAACCAGCGAAATTCGATATGAATTTCTCAAATTTTAACCCGCAAAAAATAGAGGCAAATTTCAAAAATTTGACTATCAAAGGCGAGGGATATTTCGTGCATTTTGAGAGAATTTATAAATTTGATGATAGCGATGAGGTTTTGATTTTGACCTCGTTTGGGGCGTTTGACTTCCCGCAACAATGCTTTATTCGCATCGGGGCAAAGACGGAGTATTTTTTAAAAACTCCGCTAGCTACAAGCGAAAATTACAAAGCACACAAAAAAATAATGGAGATTTTTGAGTTATGGCAGGCATAG
- the gpmI gene encoding 2,3-bisphosphoglycerate-independent phosphoglycerate mutase — translation MKQKTILVITDGIGCNQSAEFNAFAAAKKPTYDMLFASVPNTLLRTSGLAVGLPEGQMGNSEVGHMTIGSGRVLYQNLVKIDKMIENDTLKTAPEIVNLLKICPRVHVIGLYSDGGVHSHMRHFDALCQIAKDAGAQVFAHAITDGRDVSPTSGAGFLQALEAKFSVGSVCGRFYAMDRDNRWERVQKAYAALMGEGEKQKISPSEYARKSYENGITDEFIEPAIFGEFDGIKENDGIIFVNFRNDRAREICQALSMEDFAGFERKFCVRNLITMTEYDAKFPFPIIVKKDILQNTLAEVIADAGLRQLHTAETEKYAHVTFFFNGGSEECVQNETRILIDSPKVATYDLCPAMSAHAVCEAVIKGIEGGEDFIVVNFANGDMVGHTGNFDAAVKAVEAVDECLGKIYAKAKEFDYAYVQISDHGNCEQMRGAQGELLTNHTTFDVFCFVSAQGVSELKQGFGLSNVAPTILKLIGLEIPAQMDEALF, via the coding sequence ATGAAACAAAAAACAATTCTTGTGATAACTGACGGCATTGGTTGCAACCAAAGTGCCGAATTTAACGCCTTTGCTGCAGCCAAAAAGCCGACTTATGATATGCTTTTCGCCTCTGTGCCAAACACGCTACTTCGCACATCTGGGCTTGCGGTGGGCTTGCCTGAGGGGCAAATGGGAAATTCTGAGGTCGGGCACATGACGATTGGAAGCGGTCGCGTGCTGTATCAAAATCTAGTCAAAATTGATAAAATGATCGAAAATGACACCCTAAAAACTGCGCCCGAAATCGTAAATTTGCTAAAAATTTGCCCTAGGGTGCATGTCATAGGGCTATACAGCGACGGTGGCGTGCATTCACACATGCGCCATTTCGACGCGCTTTGCCAAATAGCAAAAGACGCTGGCGCGCAGGTTTTTGCCCACGCTATCACCGACGGACGCGATGTAAGTCCCACAAGCGGGGCAGGGTTTTTGCAGGCTTTGGAAGCAAAATTTAGCGTAGGAAGCGTTTGCGGGCGGTTTTATGCTATGGATAGGGATAATCGCTGGGAAAGGGTGCAAAAGGCCTATGCTGCGCTAATGGGCGAGGGCGAGAAGCAAAAAATCTCCCCAAGCGAGTATGCTCGCAAAAGCTATGAGAATGGCATTACGGACGAATTTATCGAGCCAGCGATTTTTGGGGAATTTGACGGGATTAAAGAAAATGACGGAATTATTTTTGTAAATTTCCGCAACGATAGGGCGCGTGAGATTTGCCAAGCTTTGAGTATGGAGGATTTCGCGGGATTTGAGCGTAAATTTTGCGTGCGAAATTTAATCACCATGACAGAATACGACGCGAAATTTCCATTTCCAATCATCGTCAAAAAGGACATTTTGCAAAATACTCTTGCCGAGGTCATCGCGGACGCAGGACTTAGACAGCTTCACACCGCAGAGACCGAAAAATACGCTCATGTTACATTTTTTTTCAACGGCGGCAGCGAAGAGTGCGTGCAAAACGAAACTCGCATTTTAATCGACAGCCCAAAGGTGGCGACCTATGATTTATGCCCTGCTATGAGCGCGCACGCTGTGTGCGAGGCTGTGATAAAGGGTATCGAGGGGGGCGAGGATTTTATCGTGGTAAATTTCGCTAACGGCGATATGGTTGGCCACACGGGCAACTTCGACGCTGCGGTTAAGGCAGTCGAGGCGGTAGATGAGTGTCTGGGTAAAATTTACGCTAAGGCAAAGGAATTTGATTACGCTTATGTGCAAATTTCAGATCACGGCAACTGCGAGCAAATGCGAGGGGCACAGGGCGAGCTTCTCACAAACCACACGACTTTTGATGTGTTTTGCTTCGTAAGCGCGCAGGGCGTGAGTGAGTTAAAGCAGGGTTTTGGACTTAGCAATGTCGCGCCAACTATTTTAAAGCTAATAGGGCTTGAAATTCCAGCGCAAATGGACGAGGCGCTGTTTTAA
- the fabG gene encoding 3-oxoacyl-ACP reductase FabG produces MKFSGKNVLITGASRGIGADIARVLASMGLKVWINYRSKPELADALLEEIRANGGEGAVVKFDATNEAEFIEAINAIIECDGELSYLVNNAGITNDKLALRMKLEDFTGVIDANLTSAFIGSREALKVMSKKRFGAVVNIASIVGEMGNAGQVNYSASKGGMIAMSKSFAKEGASRGVRFNCVTPGFIATDMTDALSDEVRANYEANIPLKRFGSAQDVAHGVAFLLSDYASYITGDVLKINGGLYM; encoded by the coding sequence ATGAAATTTAGTGGAAAAAATGTCTTAATCACAGGTGCAAGTAGAGGAATCGGCGCAGATATCGCAAGAGTGCTAGCTAGTATGGGGCTTAAAGTGTGGATCAACTACCGCTCAAAGCCTGAGCTAGCTGACGCGCTTTTAGAAGAAATTAGGGCAAACGGAGGCGAGGGCGCTGTGGTGAAATTTGACGCGACAAACGAGGCTGAATTTATCGAAGCGATAAATGCGATAATCGAGTGCGACGGCGAGCTAAGCTACCTCGTCAATAACGCAGGTATCACAAACGACAAACTAGCCCTTCGTATGAAGCTCGAAGACTTCACCGGCGTAATCGACGCGAATTTGACCTCGGCTTTCATCGGCTCACGCGAGGCGCTAAAAGTGATGAGCAAAAAACGCTTCGGTGCAGTCGTAAATATCGCCTCAATCGTCGGCGAAATGGGCAACGCAGGGCAGGTGAATTACAGTGCGAGCAAAGGTGGCATGATAGCGATGAGCAAGAGTTTCGCCAAAGAGGGTGCGAGTCGCGGAGTGCGCTTTAACTGCGTGACACCGGGCTTTATCGCTACTGATATGACAGACGCTCTAAGCGATGAGGTCAGAGCGAACTACGAGGCAAATATCCCGCTTAAACGCTTCGGAAGCGCGCAAGATGTGGCGCACGGCGTGGCGTTTTTGCTTAGCGATTATGCTAGCTATATCACCGGCGATGTGCTCAAAATCAACGGCGGACTTTATATGTAA